From Phaeodactylum tricornutum CCAP 1055/1 chromosome 11, complete sequence, one genomic window encodes:
- a CDS encoding predicted protein, giving the protein MRPWRRVLLLLPVWYHPHSLHAKLADRSRLVQRRQPPTAATERYVDQSGLPIEGTSYHSARRREAVASVRQRQQHESIPPMVPEPTYSDDVRDESDFLDPTQRHLSSQLSGCCYNYQSYSASSLCSLYGDNCESGETPSHDSGDGDCTHDGLSFIGISFSVNTASGNPYSYQLCDQFPMENIIDRDYEYVMSMDEDGWLVGGGYKTFDYSGKMPYIDSSHTELVRIGNMDPNSGGTSIEQVYSALSQISFAPFSIFPEYLKGGGGHHSGDDTNDGTGVPSGDVTLVVSVVETYEDDNSYSSYETFLNSLFNALDAVGGGPCMDDHDTDPHVSMSRGVKYWSSYHSSQYMYAANLEVAVWQAMYPNGVPIGSNGYASFPPGRGGKKQKVGYGNLYFFFDRANITKAFAPYRDLTSDELYYATLYSDTDTSSFYSSVTSISFDYAGSGDSSSSWEWNAYSWNQLMAKHDMTDGWELPPNCLQEGETFFGIPLSRTSGSKLQSTESFQEQFDFEYLADRNSTYVTSFGTNHGWLIGEELDNAVGSIVDKDTAHIPLFYTGSTNPDMGGMSLSDLIKVARNIDFGTLYIKPAFVFVDSDGHLKLQFEADTTSALAYLYDNLCKQLGISWNYHSPSNSVGKYSNCAMHAAGDRASYGCGPDGTNSGGFCPQMVLAYAPRFSSEDSAVAYLERCNNYVDYWRKLYPSGVAVGTSSFCPSGGCLGLFLNRLDLYEVFKPDLGGSWVEYNGGSMPPTYSPAPTWQGGCDDPHNYFLDRCVRRRYKPRPSAVAWDALGSVGQISIMLVVFMAVTLSVSMFLARARKKRRRGESYVNFFFRDLNRRGGRKKGKKRRAGGRDLKEAILPDGSSRWSKSTSRPSMRSKSRSKSRSKSSISRGRSSSRSFRPVSVQPEARRSIGGPRRNHEYADMATVGSYASRRSGVFDMTIQNPQPEDDQDHRQQLV; this is encoded by the exons ATGAGACCGTGGCGCCGCgtactgctgttgctgccgGTGTGGTACCACCCGCACAGCCTCCACGCCAAGTTGGCAGATCGTTCCCGCCTCGTCCAGCGTCGCCAACCACCGACTGCTGCCACTGAACGATACGTCGACCAGAGTGGACTCCCAATTGAAGGCACTTCCTATCATTCGGCGCGCCGACGCGAAGCGGTAGCGTCGGTtcgacaacggcaacaacACGAATCCATCCCACCGATGGTGCCCGAACCCACGTATTCCGACGACGTTCGGGACGAGTCAGATTTTCTGGACCCTACCCAGCGACATTTGAGCTCCCAGCTTTCTGGATGCTGCTACAACTACCAGTCCTATTCGGCGTCGAGCTTGTGTAGTCTGTACGGGGATAATTGCGAGTCGGGAGAAACACCGTCGCACGATAGTGGCGACGGCGACTGTACACACGATGGGCTCTCCTTTATCGGAATTTCCTTTTCGGTGAATACTGCTTCCGGTAATCCCTACAGTTATCAGCTTTGCGATCAGTTTCCGATGGAGAACATTATTGATCGTGATTATGAATACGTCATGAGTATGGACGAAGACGGATGGCTGGTTGGAGGAGGCTACAAAACCTTTGACTATTCCGGGAAAATGCC CTACATTGACTCCTCACATACGGAATTGGTGCGTATTGGAAACATGGACCCAAATTCGGGTGGTACGTCGATTGAGCAGGTTTATTCAGCCTTGTCGCAGATTTCCTTTGCCCCGTTCTCTATCTTTCCCGAATACCTCAAAGGTGGCGGAGGTCACCATTCTGGCGACGATACTAACGACGGCACTGGCGTTCCTTCGGGGGATGTCACTCTCGTAGTTTCCGTCGTGGAAACCTACGAGGATGACAACTCCTACTCTTCCTACGAAACATTCCTCAACTCGCTTTTTAATGCCCTGGACGCTGTTGGTGGAGGTCCTTGTATGGATGATCACGATACGGACCCTCACGTTTCCATGTCGCGTGGTGTAAAGTACTGGTCCTCGTATCACAGTTCGCAGTACATGTACGCGGCCAACTTGGAAGTGGCTGTCTGGCAAGCCATGTACCCGAACGGTGTACCGATTGGTTCCAACGGGTACGCATCCTTTCCTCCTGGCCGTGGCgggaagaagcaaaaggtCGGCTACGGAAActtgtactttttctttgacCGCGCCAACATTACCAAAGCGTTTGCCCCGTATCGTGATTTGACGTCCGACGAATTGTATTACGCCACACTTTACTCGGATACGGACACGAGTTCGTTCTACTCCTCCGTCACGTCAATCAGTTTCGACTACGCCGGATCGGGAGATAGTAGCTCAAGTTGGGAATGGAACGCGTACTCTTGGAATCAGCTCATGGCTAAGCACGACATGACGGATGGTTGGGAACTCCCACCGAACTGCTTACAGGAAGGAGAAACATTCTTTGGTATTCCTCTTTCCCGCACCAGTGGTTCCAAACTCCAGTCGACGGAATCCTTTCAGGAACAGTTTGATTTTGAATATCTGGCGGACCGTAACTCAACCTACGTCACATCGTTCGGTACCAACCACGGTTGGTTGATCGGGGAAGAATTAGATAACGCAGTCGGGTCCATCGTGGACAAGGATACGGCTCACATTCCGCTTTTCTACACGGGCTCAACCAATCCGGATATG GGCGGCATGTCGTTGAGTGACTTGATCAAAGTCGCGAGGAATATCGACTTTGGTACTTTGTACATCAAACCAGcctttgtttttgtcgatTCCGACGGTCATTTAAAGCTTCAGTTTGAAGCCGACACCACATCAGCCCTAGCTTATCTCTACGACAACTTGTGCAAACAGCTGGGTATCTCCTGGAACTATCACTCACCATCCAATAGTGTCGGCAAATACAGTAATTGTGCCATGCACGCTGCGGGTGACCGCGCGTCGTATGGCTGTGGTCCCGATGGGACTAACTCGGGTGGATTTTGCCCTCAGATGGTCTTGGCGTACGCACCTCGCTTTTCGTCCGAAGATTCGGCGGTGGCATACCTGGAGCGATGCAACAACTACGTCGACTATTGGCGAAAATTGTACCCATCGGGTGTTGCGGTAGGGACGAGCTCTTTTTGTCCGTCCGGAGGCTGCCTAGGTTTATTCCTGAACCGTTTGGATCTGTACGAAGTTTTCAAGCCTGATTTGGGCGGATCCTGGGTCGAGTACAACGGTGGTTCCATGCCTCCTACGTACTCTCCCGCTCCGACCTGGCAAGGAGGATGTGATGATCCACACAACTACTTTTTGGATCGCTGCGTTCGCAGACGATATAAGCCCAGGCCTTCAGCTGTTGCATGGGATGCCCTCGGTTCGGTTGGTCAAATCTCGATCATGCTGGTTGTTTTCATGGCTGTCACTTTGTCCGTGTCAATGTTTCTAGCGCGTGCTCGCAAAAAGAGACGCCGTGGCGAAAGTTATGTGAACTTCTTCTTTCGCGATCTAAATCGGCGTGGTGGTCGCAAAAAGGGCAAGAAACGTCGCGCAGGTGGTAGGGATTTGAAGGAAGCGATTCTTCCCGATGGATCTAGCCGCTGGTCGAAATCGACAAGTCGTCCATCAATGCGATCTAAAAGTCGTTCCAAGAGTCGAAGCAAGAGTTCCATCTCGCGCGGTCGCTCCAGCAGTCGCTCGTTTCGGCCCGTATCTGTCCAGCCCGAGGCAAGGAGGAGTATTGGTGGGCCGCGCCGCAATCACGAGTATGCGGACATGGCGACGGTTGGCTCGTATGCTTCCCGACGCAGTGGCGTATTTGATATGACGATACAAAACCCACAGCCTGAAGACGACCAGGATCATAGACAGCAGCTCGTATAG
- a CDS encoding predicted protein: MNVSSSATTSSTTTNTPLPNITPNALASSSDTSPVVVADTNTLWSQLNEKIGTIDESRITFAEYDNGDVPRMFSALQYNRNERDGQLRASHMAGSVGGAAALVAGTTIGAGVLAVPAATAAAGFLPSSAAMLVAWFYMTMSGLLIAELTLNRMGGTGRPGLGLLDLYNNSLGRTWGAVGSAAYMFLHYAVMVAYVAQGGANLAKVLPWDSVPDGVGPAAFVSVCAVALFNANRDVVEKVNNGLVVGVAATFLAIVAVGAQTADFGALVNISNQHPEHVVDCFPILFLSLVFQNVVPTVVDQLEGDRSKITKAIIAGTTAPLLLFLAWNAVVLGNVAGTGVDLSVVDPVALLQSGGGAGLLGPLVTGFSTLAVVTSLIGFTYGLRDGWADLLKLDTKSADFEAKSKLPLFALIFGPPLALACANPDIFYDALEYGGAFGVSTLFLILPPLMVWKERYGDDQTPLATKPMVPFGKLPLGSMWKAAGTLILEQGAEKLGVFAFLQEHVLSKFQS, encoded by the exons ATGAACGTATCCTCTTCAGCAACCACATCTTCTACCACAACCAACACACCATTACCGAATATCACCCCCAACGCACTCGCCTCCAGTAGCGATACTTCCCCAGTAGTCGTCGCCGACACCAACACACTCTGGTCTCAATTGAACGAAAAGATCGGCACGATTGACGAATCACGGATTACCTTTGCGGAATACGATAACGGCGACGTCCCGCGCATGTTCAGTGCTCTGCAGTACAATCGCAACGAACGGGACGGGCAATTGCGGGCTTCGCATATGGCGGGTTCCGTCGGTGGCGCCGCAGCGCTGGTAGCTGGGACCACCATCGGAGCCGGCGTCTTGGCCGTGCCCGCTGCCACTGCCGCTGCCGGATTTCTACCCAGCTCCGCCGCCATGCTCGTAGCTTGGTTCTACATG ACCATGTCCGGTTTGTTGATTGCGGAACTCACTTTGAATCGTATGGGTGGAACGGGTCGTCCTGGACTCGGCTTGTTGGATCTTTATAACAATAGCCTCGGTCGTACCTGGGGCGCCGTGGGTAGTGCCGCTTACATGTTCCTGCACTACGCCGTCATGGTTGCCTACGTGGCGCAAGGGGGAGCCAATCTCGCCAAAGTCTTGCCCTGGGATTCGGTGCCCGACGGTGTCGGTCCCGCGGCCTTTGTCAGCGTCTGTGCCGTGGCTCTATTCAACGCTAATCGCGACGTGGTAGAAAAAGTCAACAACGGGCTCGTGGTCGGTGTTGCCGCCACCTTTCTCGCCATTGTTGCCGTCGGAGCTCAAACGGCCGATTTTGGAGCCCTCGTAAATATATCGAACCAGCACCCGGAACACGTCGTGGATTGCTTTCCCATTCTTTTTCTATCACTGGTCTTTCAAAATGTCGTACCCACTGTGGTGGATCAACTAGAAGGCGATCGGAGCAAGATCACCAAAGCTATCATTGCCGGGACTACGGCTCCGCTGCTCCTGTTCCTGGCTTGGAACGCCGTTGTCCTCGGGAACGTGGCCGGTACGGGCGTGGACCTGTCGGTGGTCGACCCCGTCGCCTTGCTGCAATCTGGTGGCGGCGCGGGACTTTTGGGTCCCCTTGTAACTGGCTTTTCGACACTAGCCGTAGTCACCTCCCTCATTGGCTTTACCTACGGCTTACGGGACGGTTGGGCTGATTTACTTAAACTGGATACCAAGAGTGCCGACTTTGAAGCAAAATCCAAACTACCGTTGTTTGCCTTGATTTTTGGCCCCCCGTTGGCCCTGGCGTGCGCCAATCCCGATATCTTTTACGACGCCCTCGAATACGGCGGTGCCTTTGGCGTGAGCACCCTCTTTTTGATTCTTCCTCCGCTCATGGTATGGAAAGAACGGTACGGTGATGATCAAACGCCGTTGGCGACCAAGCCCATGGTACCATTCGGCAAACTACCACTGGGGAGTATGTGGAAAGCGGCTGGAACACTCATTCTGGAACAAGGAGCCGAAAAACTAGGAGTGTTTGCGTTCTTGCAGGAACACGTGCTGTCCAAGTTTCAGTCGTAA